One genomic window of Microbacterium sp. BH-3-3-3 includes the following:
- a CDS encoding type II 3-dehydroquinate dehydratase, giving the protein MTTPRRLLLVNGPNLNLLGTRQPEIYGRDTLADVERVVDEAAARHGLEVRAVQSNHEGVLIDAIHDARLDCAGIVINAGGLTHTSIALRDALASVALPVAEVHISNIKEREAFRHFSYIEDVAVVHVIGEGVPGYARAVDLLIPVIAGRAEG; this is encoded by the coding sequence ATGACCACGCCCCGCCGCCTGCTGCTCGTCAACGGCCCCAACCTCAATCTGCTCGGCACGCGGCAGCCCGAGATCTACGGTCGTGACACGCTCGCCGACGTCGAACGCGTCGTCGACGAGGCCGCCGCGCGTCACGGGCTCGAGGTGCGCGCCGTGCAGAGCAATCACGAGGGCGTGCTGATCGACGCGATCCACGACGCGCGCCTCGACTGCGCCGGCATTGTGATCAACGCCGGAGGACTCACGCACACCTCCATCGCCCTGCGCGACGCCCTGGCATCCGTCGCCCTCCCCGTCGCCGAGGTGCACATCTCGAACATCAAAGAGCGAGAGGCGTTCCGGCACTTCTCCTACATCGAAGACGTCGCCGTCGTGCACGTCATCGGCGAGGGCGTCCCGGGCTACGCGCGCGCGGTCGACCTGCTGATCCCCGTCATCGCCGGACGCGCCGAGGGCTGA
- the aroB gene encoding 3-dehydroquinate synthase: MTDTTTISVAGDSGYDITVGRGLLASLGEKLPPAARKVLIVHPPTLAAQAEALRAQLVGDREVLLAEIPDAEAGKRVEVAAFCWQVMGQADFTRTDAVIGFGGGAVTDLAGFVAATWLRGVALVQVPTTVLGMVDAAVGGKTGINTAEGKNLVGAFWPPVAVVCDLDLLETLSRNEAAAGFAEVVKAGFIWHPEILDLIEADPENIVDPRGDGFRRCIELAIDMKARVVGEDLREAGLREVLNYGHTLGHAIEHAERYRWRHGAAISVGMVFAAELSRLAGRLPDEVAQRHRTVLESLGLPTSYRAGAFQTLKATMQRDKKSRGGMLRFIVLDDLARPTVLQAPDESLLFAAYQEVGA, from the coding sequence ATGACCGACACCACCACCATCAGCGTCGCCGGCGACTCCGGCTACGACATCACCGTCGGACGCGGCCTGCTGGCCTCGCTCGGCGAGAAGCTGCCGCCGGCGGCCCGCAAGGTGCTCATCGTGCACCCGCCGACGCTCGCGGCTCAGGCCGAGGCACTGCGCGCGCAGCTCGTGGGCGACCGCGAGGTGCTGCTCGCCGAGATCCCGGATGCCGAGGCGGGCAAGCGCGTGGAAGTGGCCGCCTTCTGCTGGCAGGTGATGGGGCAGGCGGACTTCACCCGCACGGACGCGGTCATCGGCTTCGGCGGGGGAGCGGTGACCGACCTCGCGGGCTTTGTCGCCGCGACCTGGCTGCGCGGCGTCGCGCTGGTGCAGGTACCCACCACCGTGCTCGGCATGGTCGACGCCGCCGTGGGCGGCAAGACCGGGATCAACACCGCCGAGGGCAAGAACCTCGTCGGTGCCTTCTGGCCGCCCGTCGCGGTCGTCTGCGACCTCGACCTGCTCGAGACCCTGTCACGCAACGAGGCGGCCGCCGGGTTCGCCGAGGTGGTCAAGGCCGGTTTCATCTGGCATCCCGAGATCCTCGACCTCATCGAGGCCGACCCCGAGAACATCGTCGATCCCCGGGGCGACGGATTCCGCCGCTGCATCGAACTCGCGATCGACATGAAGGCGCGCGTCGTCGGCGAAGACCTGCGCGAGGCGGGTCTGCGCGAGGTCTTGAACTACGGTCACACCCTGGGCCACGCCATCGAGCACGCCGAGCGCTACCGCTGGCGCCACGGTGCCGCGATCTCGGTCGGCATGGTGTTCGCCGCCGAGTTGTCGCGTCTGGCCGGCCGTCTTCCCGACGAGGTGGCGCAGCGTCACCGCACGGTGCTGGAGTCGTTGGGTCTTCCCACGTCGTACCGTGCGGGCGCCTTCCAGACGCTCAAGGCGACGATGCAGCGCGACAAGAAGAGCCGCGGCGGCATGCTGCGCTTCATCGTGCTCGACGACCTCGCTCGGCCCACCGTGCTGCAGGCCCCCGACGAGTCACTGCTCTTCGCGGCCTACCAGGAGGTCGGTGCGTGA
- a CDS encoding shikimate dehydrogenase: MIDAHPYLVGLIGTGVLPSLTPPMHMAEARALGLTYVYRPLDLTALGIDPERIGDVLAWAERLGYDAVNVTHPCKQSVLAHLDRIDPVAAALGAVNTVLFTPTGRVGYNTDTTGFAAAFTDGLPDAAIDHVVQLGAGGAGSAVADALLRLGTRRLTVVDLDPARAAALADDLASRHPLAVVDTAAPDRLADVLAGADGLVHCTPVGMAEHPGLPLDAALLRPELWVADIVYRPLDTELLVTARERGCRTLSGGRMAVHQAVDAFALITGTRPDPDRMTAHFLDLVTTDSIPDTTADPAVAR, encoded by the coding sequence GTGATCGACGCGCACCCGTATCTCGTCGGCCTCATCGGCACGGGGGTCCTCCCCTCGTTGACGCCGCCGATGCACATGGCCGAGGCGCGCGCTCTCGGACTCACTTACGTCTACCGTCCGCTCGACCTCACCGCCCTCGGCATCGATCCCGAGCGCATCGGCGATGTGCTGGCGTGGGCTGAACGGCTTGGCTACGACGCCGTCAACGTCACCCACCCGTGCAAGCAGAGCGTGCTCGCGCACCTCGATCGCATCGACCCCGTCGCCGCCGCCCTCGGCGCGGTCAACACCGTGCTGTTCACCCCCACCGGACGCGTCGGATACAACACCGACACGACGGGTTTCGCCGCCGCCTTCACCGACGGACTCCCGGATGCCGCGATCGACCACGTCGTGCAGCTCGGCGCCGGCGGGGCCGGGTCGGCCGTCGCCGACGCCCTGCTGCGACTCGGGACGCGCCGGCTCACCGTCGTCGACCTCGACCCTGCCCGCGCCGCGGCCCTCGCCGACGACCTGGCGTCACGGCATCCGCTCGCCGTCGTCGACACCGCCGCGCCCGACCGGCTCGCCGACGTGCTCGCCGGCGCCGACGGCCTCGTGCACTGCACCCCCGTCGGAATGGCCGAGCACCCGGGGCTCCCCCTCGACGCCGCGCTCCTCCGCCCCGAGCTGTGGGTCGCCGACATCGTCTACCGCCCGCTCGACACCGAACTCCTCGTCACCGCGCGCGAGCGCGGCTGCCGCACACTCAGCGGCGGACGTATGGCGGTCCACCAGGCCGTCGACGCGTTCGCCCTCATCACGGGGACGCGACCCGACCCCGACCGCATGACCGCCCACTTCCTCGACCTCGTCACCACCGACAGCATCCCCGACACGACCGCCGACCCGGCCGTCGCCCGATAA
- a CDS encoding MFS transporter: protein MTTPATTRKTPVKAATASFMGSAVEYYDFFLFGSAAALIFPTVFFPSGDQAALVMSFATFGFAYIARPFGAVILGHFGDRIGRQKVLMFTLLLMGLSTFIIGCLPGFAQIGWFAPALLVLCRLAQGLSAAGEQAGASSLTLEHAPDSRRSFFTSWTLTGTQGGQILAALIFIPVVALPDDIKFSWGWRIPFWLSAVVVVVAFFIRRSLHETPEFEQAKADGKIARMPLVPLLKNHWRDVLRVIFCAFIAAVSTVFGTLAIAYGKEVGLAASVTLWLVVVANVVALFTQPLFGKLADRIGRKPVFIYGALSSAAFMPFYMLSMGAGNDLLTFGLAILTFSCGYAAANAVWPSFYGEMFSTRVRFSGMAIGTQLGFLMAGFAPSIVAALGGGGAGGWVVISIFTAVIAIIASVSALTARETKDVPTDQLGLSSRERATVSV from the coding sequence ATGACCACCCCCGCAACGACGCGGAAGACTCCCGTGAAGGCGGCCACCGCCAGCTTCATGGGCAGCGCCGTCGAGTACTACGACTTCTTCCTGTTCGGCTCCGCCGCCGCCCTGATCTTCCCGACGGTCTTCTTCCCGTCGGGCGATCAGGCGGCGCTCGTGATGTCGTTCGCGACCTTCGGGTTCGCCTACATCGCGCGCCCCTTCGGCGCCGTCATCCTCGGCCACTTCGGCGACCGCATCGGGCGCCAGAAGGTGCTGATGTTCACCCTGCTGCTGATGGGCCTGTCGACCTTCATCATCGGCTGCCTCCCGGGCTTCGCCCAGATCGGGTGGTTCGCGCCCGCGCTGCTGGTGCTGTGCCGTCTCGCCCAGGGGCTGTCGGCCGCCGGCGAGCAGGCGGGGGCCTCGTCGCTCACGCTGGAGCACGCCCCCGACTCGCGCCGGTCGTTCTTCACGTCGTGGACGCTCACCGGCACCCAGGGCGGGCAGATCCTCGCCGCCCTCATCTTCATCCCGGTGGTCGCCCTGCCCGACGACATCAAGTTCTCGTGGGGCTGGCGCATCCCGTTCTGGCTGAGCGCGGTGGTCGTGGTCGTGGCGTTCTTCATCCGCCGGAGCCTGCATGAGACGCCCGAGTTCGAGCAGGCCAAGGCCGACGGGAAGATCGCGCGGATGCCGCTGGTGCCCCTGCTGAAGAACCACTGGCGCGACGTGCTCCGCGTGATCTTCTGCGCCTTCATCGCCGCGGTGTCCACCGTGTTCGGCACGCTCGCGATCGCCTACGGCAAAGAGGTCGGTCTCGCCGCCAGCGTGACGCTGTGGCTCGTCGTCGTCGCCAACGTCGTCGCGCTGTTCACTCAGCCGCTGTTCGGCAAGCTCGCCGACCGCATCGGCCGCAAGCCCGTCTTCATCTACGGCGCGCTGTCGTCGGCGGCGTTCATGCCGTTCTACATGCTGTCGATGGGCGCCGGGAACGACCTGCTCACCTTCGGCCTGGCGATCCTGACGTTCTCGTGCGGGTATGCCGCGGCCAACGCCGTGTGGCCGTCGTTCTACGGCGAGATGTTCAGCACCCGGGTGCGTTTCTCGGGCATGGCGATCGGTACGCAGCTCGGCTTCCTGATGGCCGGCTTCGCGCCGAGCATCGTCGCCGCCCTCGGTGGTGGCGGTGCGGGCGGCTGGGTCGTCATCAGCATCTTCACCGCGGTCATCGCGATCATCGCCTCGGTCAGCGCCCTGACCGCTCGAGAGACGAAGGACGTCCCCACCGACCAGCTGGGTCTGTCGTCGCGCGAGCGCGCGACCGTCTCGGTCTGA
- the nusB gene encoding transcription antitermination factor NusB encodes MSARTKARKRALDILFQADVRGEELAIMLAAEAKRAASEPAREASWLYARDIVDGVIDNRDAIDEQITTFSKDWSLQRMPAVDRALLRMAAWEILYNDEVPVAVAIDEAVELAKEFSTDDSGSFVHGVLARIARSS; translated from the coding sequence TTGAGCGCCCGTACCAAGGCGCGCAAGCGCGCCCTCGACATTCTTTTCCAGGCCGACGTGCGCGGCGAAGAGCTCGCGATCATGCTGGCCGCCGAGGCCAAGCGCGCGGCATCCGAGCCCGCGCGTGAAGCCTCGTGGCTGTACGCCCGCGACATCGTCGACGGCGTGATCGACAACCGCGACGCCATCGACGAGCAGATCACCACGTTCTCGAAGGACTGGTCGCTCCAGCGCATGCCGGCCGTCGACCGTGCCCTGCTGCGGATGGCCGCGTGGGAGATCCTCTACAACGACGAGGTTCCCGTGGCCGTCGCCATCGACGAGGCCGTGGAGCTGGCCAAGGAGTTCTCGACCGACGACTCCGGCTCGTTCGTGCACGGCGTGCTGGCGCGCATCGCGCGTTCGTCCTGA
- a CDS encoding bifunctional sugar phosphate isomerase/epimerase/4-hydroxyphenylpyruvate dioxygenase family protein, translating into MRTSIATVCISGTLADKLHACADAGFDGVEIFEPDLLAAPESPEEIAALAGRLGLSLDLYQPMRDVEGVDEAAFAAVLRRAEAKFQLMRRLGMDLVLCCSNVGTATIDDDAVSADQLRRLGDLAAGYGIRIAFEALAWGRYVDDYRRAWRIVEQADHPAVGVCLDSFHILSRGHDPAGIAAIPGDKIFFVQLADAPRLSMDVLSWSRHHRLFPGEGEFDLADFTARIVEAGYTGPWSLEVFNDTFRQTDPRRTALHARRSLRWLEDAVAREIPDATTHRGDLSMLPDSAAPSGVDFVEVKAEDTSAIEELLGQLGFTSRGRHRTKPVTLWTAGDARVVLNEQHARGWEPRLAAVGLEVDDAEAVDLRMDELRVPRAYRRTYATEERLDGAIAPDGTEVYWAQAADEGDPAWVGEFEHGEAARETAITGVDHVSLSQPWDAIEEATLFYTAGFALRVDSSTDVPGPRGLVASRVLVAPGSTVRLPLNVAPPILASQRAGAALPQHVAFVCDDVRHVARAARERGFAPLEMPANYYDDIAARFDLSEAAVDELRDLHLGYDRDDAGEYLHFYTRTIGEVFFEFVERVDAYAGYGAGTAPVRLTAQGRR; encoded by the coding sequence ATGAGGACCTCCATCGCGACCGTCTGCATCAGCGGAACGCTCGCCGACAAACTGCACGCCTGCGCCGACGCCGGTTTCGACGGGGTGGAGATCTTCGAACCCGACCTGCTCGCCGCCCCCGAGAGCCCCGAAGAGATCGCGGCACTGGCCGGACGCCTGGGCCTCAGCCTCGACCTCTACCAGCCGATGCGCGACGTGGAGGGCGTCGACGAGGCCGCGTTCGCCGCGGTGCTCCGCCGCGCCGAGGCCAAGTTCCAGCTCATGCGCCGCCTCGGTATGGACCTCGTGCTCTGCTGCAGCAACGTCGGCACCGCCACGATCGACGACGACGCCGTCTCCGCCGACCAGCTGCGACGCCTCGGCGACCTGGCCGCGGGATACGGCATCCGGATCGCGTTCGAAGCCCTCGCCTGGGGCCGCTACGTCGACGACTACCGGCGCGCCTGGCGCATCGTCGAGCAGGCCGACCACCCCGCGGTGGGCGTCTGCCTCGACTCGTTCCACATCCTCTCGCGCGGGCACGACCCCGCCGGGATCGCCGCGATCCCCGGCGACAAGATCTTCTTCGTCCAGCTCGCCGACGCCCCGCGCCTGAGCATGGACGTGCTCTCGTGGAGCCGCCACCACCGCCTGTTCCCCGGCGAGGGCGAGTTCGACCTCGCTGACTTCACCGCGCGCATCGTCGAGGCCGGCTACACCGGACCCTGGTCGCTCGAGGTGTTCAACGACACGTTCCGCCAGACCGACCCGCGCCGCACGGCGCTGCACGCCCGCCGGTCGCTGCGCTGGCTCGAAGACGCGGTGGCCCGCGAGATCCCGGATGCCACGACCCACCGCGGCGATCTGTCGATGCTGCCCGACTCGGCGGCCCCGTCGGGCGTCGACTTCGTCGAGGTCAAGGCCGAGGACACCTCCGCGATCGAGGAGCTGCTCGGCCAGCTCGGCTTCACCTCGCGCGGACGCCACCGCACGAAGCCCGTGACCCTGTGGACCGCCGGCGACGCGCGGGTGGTGCTCAACGAGCAGCACGCCCGGGGCTGGGAGCCCCGGCTCGCGGCCGTCGGGCTCGAGGTCGACGACGCCGAGGCGGTCGACCTGCGCATGGACGAGCTGCGCGTACCGCGGGCCTACCGCCGCACCTACGCCACCGAGGAGCGCCTCGACGGCGCCATCGCCCCCGACGGCACCGAGGTGTACTGGGCGCAAGCGGCCGACGAGGGCGACCCGGCGTGGGTGGGCGAGTTCGAGCACGGCGAGGCCGCGCGAGAGACGGCCATCACGGGTGTCGATCACGTCAGCCTCAGCCAGCCCTGGGACGCGATCGAGGAGGCGACGCTGTTCTACACCGCGGGTTTCGCGCTGCGCGTCGACAGCAGCACCGACGTGCCGGGGCCCCGCGGTCTCGTCGCCAGCCGCGTGCTCGTCGCGCCGGGCAGCACGGTGCGCCTTCCCCTGAACGTCGCCCCGCCCATCCTGGCCTCGCAACGCGCGGGAGCCGCACTCCCGCAGCACGTCGCCTTCGTCTGCGACGACGTGCGCCACGTCGCCCGCGCGGCGCGCGAACGCGGCTTCGCGCCGCTCGAGATGCCGGCCAACTACTACGACGACATCGCCGCCCGCTTCGATCTGTCGGAGGCCGCCGTCGACGAGCTGCGCGACCTGCACCTCGGCTACGACCGCGACGATGCGGGCGAGTACCTGCACTTCTACACGCGCACGATCGGCGAGGTCTTCTTCGAGTTCGTGGAGCGCGTCGACGCCTACGCCGGCTATGGCGCCGGGACCGCCCCGGTGCGCCTCACCGCGCAGGGGCGGCGCTGA
- a CDS encoding TetR/AcrR family transcriptional regulator yields the protein MAEARRDAERTRAELLAVATEVFAEDGFSGARVDEIAARTRTTKRMIYYYFGGKEGLYRAVLEEAYRGIREAERAIDVDHADPVDAIRSLAELTFDHHVGHDAFIRLVAIENIHRGEFIRQIEGLRTLSQPAKGLLDEILERGRTAGVFRSDVDAIDVHLVISSYCVFQVANRYTFGHLFDVDLTSPDRRSHLRAVIGDVVVGWLTAPAR from the coding sequence ATGGCCGAGGCACGTCGAGACGCCGAGCGCACCCGCGCCGAACTCCTCGCGGTGGCCACCGAGGTCTTCGCCGAAGACGGCTTCTCGGGAGCGCGGGTCGACGAGATCGCCGCACGCACGCGCACCACGAAGCGCATGATCTACTACTACTTCGGCGGCAAAGAGGGCCTGTACCGGGCCGTGCTCGAAGAGGCGTACCGCGGCATCCGCGAGGCGGAGCGGGCGATCGACGTCGATCACGCCGACCCCGTGGATGCCATCCGCTCGCTCGCCGAGCTGACCTTCGACCACCACGTCGGGCACGACGCCTTCATCCGTCTCGTCGCGATCGAGAACATCCACCGCGGCGAGTTCATCCGCCAGATCGAGGGGCTCCGCACCCTGTCGCAGCCGGCGAAGGGCCTGCTCGACGAGATCCTCGAGCGCGGGCGCACCGCGGGGGTCTTCCGCTCCGACGTCGACGCGATCGACGTGCACCTCGTCATCAGCTCGTACTGCGTGTTCCAGGTCGCCAACCGCTACACGTTCGGCCACCTCTTCGACGTCGATCTCACCTCGCCCGACCGGCGCTCGCACCTGCGCGCGGTCATCGGCGACGTGGTCGTCGGTTGGCTGACGGCCCCCGCGCGCTGA
- the efp gene encoding elongation factor P, whose protein sequence is MASTADIKNGVVLNIDGQLWSVVEFQHVKPGKGGAFVRTKLKNVMSGKVVDKTFNAGAKIETENVDRRDFTYLYNDGDGFVFMDVLDYDQITVGAATVGDAANFLLENQQVQIALNNGNPLYVEMPPSVILEVTYTEPGLQGDRSSAGTKPATVETGYEMQVPLFLETGTKIKVDTRTGDYLGRIS, encoded by the coding sequence ATGGCATCCACCGCAGACATCAAGAACGGCGTCGTCCTGAACATCGACGGTCAGCTCTGGAGCGTCGTGGAGTTCCAGCACGTCAAGCCCGGCAAGGGCGGCGCGTTCGTCCGCACCAAGCTCAAGAACGTCATGAGCGGCAAGGTCGTCGACAAGACGTTCAACGCCGGCGCGAAGATCGAGACCGAGAACGTCGACCGCCGCGACTTCACCTACCTCTACAACGACGGTGACGGCTTCGTCTTCATGGACGTGCTCGACTACGACCAGATCACCGTGGGAGCCGCCACCGTCGGCGACGCGGCCAACTTCCTGCTCGAGAACCAGCAGGTGCAGATCGCGCTGAACAACGGCAACCCGCTCTACGTCGAGATGCCGCCGTCGGTCATCCTCGAGGTCACCTACACCGAGCCGGGCCTGCAGGGCGACCGCTCGTCGGCCGGCACCAAGCCCGCCACCGTCGAGACCGGTTACGAGATGCAGGTTCCGCTGTTCCTCGAGACCGGCACGAAGATCAAGGTCGACACCCGCACGGGTGACTACCTCGGTCGCATCAGCTGA
- a CDS encoding GNAT family N-acetyltransferase, whose protein sequence is MTPAARRVRADEGARVRELRLRAVRDPNAALAFLTTYEQEIARDPAFWDARAASGASGDAGAMFVVETQGEWAGSATVLVRRAGDVDHTGRRRTEAHAGIVGVFVDPAHRGSGAIDALLDAAADWARALGFETLSLDVHVDNGRAQAAYRRAGFVATGEEFTTSIGRELAMTRSLR, encoded by the coding sequence GTGACCCCCGCCGCGCGCCGTGTGCGCGCGGACGAGGGCGCGCGCGTCCGGGAACTGCGGCTGCGTGCCGTGCGTGATCCGAACGCCGCCCTGGCGTTCCTGACCACCTACGAGCAGGAGATCGCGCGCGATCCCGCGTTCTGGGATGCCCGCGCGGCGAGCGGCGCGAGCGGCGACGCGGGCGCGATGTTCGTGGTCGAGACCCAGGGCGAGTGGGCGGGATCGGCGACGGTGCTCGTGCGCCGGGCCGGCGACGTCGACCACACGGGCCGTCGGCGGACCGAGGCGCACGCCGGGATCGTCGGCGTCTTCGTCGACCCGGCGCACCGCGGATCCGGGGCCATCGACGCCCTGCTCGACGCTGCCGCGGACTGGGCCCGCGCGCTCGGATTCGAGACGCTGTCGCTCGACGTGCACGTCGACAACGGGCGCGCCCAGGCCGCATATCGTCGCGCGGGATTCGTCGCCACGGGCGAGGAGTTCACCACGTCGATCGGCCGCGAGCTCGCCATGACCCGCTCGCTGCGCTGA
- a CDS encoding DEAD/DEAH box helicase, whose protein sequence is MTSWRDLVPAGETTAFEPLALGVELRQREAYDPARWEARAVVPVTPRSLAQRQDDLQLVARPLVRGARDAWIRADATWDAVRRSSGRFDPAHVRWFAELHALAQALRTTGPFAPSGDTVALDAADSPLLWPLLRSGEVLGIRIVPMHAQQSVRLARTATARVALDAVGGGALRVSADLEIDERRVDAAHARALGAAGLFAYELDRDPVPIVLAAVELPAPLPALLSGGVVEVSSADAAEFLAEMYPRLARRAPLSVGAGVPAPPPPRPTLEVAVTYADDDVAFVLTWAYPGTHRVAYDATADDPERDPRAEAQIGERFETAWLAASDLPVTARATLRDADAAVFVSRVLPAVDLLDEVRVRATGTAPSFRELRGDPSLRITAVESVDRDWFDLGIVVTIEGRTIPFATLFSALSRGRTRIKLSDGAWFSLAHPALQRLRDLLDEAAALDEWEAGPRLPRTHLSLWAEFEDVADQSEAAVEWRRLARALRDVADVPRVPTPPGFRAELRPYQREGLSWLALLHRHRLGGILADDMGLGKTLQLLALIAHARNLGDERPWLVVAPTSVLPTWRDEAARFAPGLRVAVVEATAVRRDRTIAEVAADVDIVVAPYGVVRADADEFAGPHWAGVVLDEAQFVKNPATRIHRAIAALRTDAVFAATGTPIENGLDDLWALLALTAPGLFPSIRQFREDYTRAIEQLPADAPTALSAAAAGAHREKTLDRLRRRVRPFLLRRTKDVVASDLPPKQEQEIAVALGPAHQELYDRVLQRERQKVLGLLDDLDRQRFIVFRSLTLLRMLALAPGLVDEHDAHLGSAKLDVLLERLVEVAAEGHRALVFSQFTSFLDLAAARLDAAGLAYAHLDGSTARRGEVIEGFRGGDAPVFLISLKAGGFGLTLTEAEYVFVLDPWWNPAAESQAIDRAHRIGQTRSVFVYRLIAAGTVEEKVRALQHRKAALFDAVIDDDDAFAASLDADDIRGLLGP, encoded by the coding sequence GTGACCTCGTGGCGCGACCTCGTCCCCGCGGGCGAGACGACCGCTTTCGAGCCGCTCGCCCTGGGCGTCGAGCTGCGCCAGCGCGAGGCGTACGACCCGGCGCGGTGGGAGGCCCGCGCGGTCGTGCCGGTGACCCCGCGCTCGCTCGCCCAGCGCCAAGACGACCTGCAGTTGGTCGCACGTCCGCTCGTGCGCGGAGCCCGCGACGCCTGGATCCGCGCCGATGCCACCTGGGATGCCGTGCGCCGATCGTCGGGTCGCTTCGACCCCGCGCACGTGCGCTGGTTCGCCGAACTGCACGCGCTGGCCCAGGCGCTGCGCACCACCGGCCCCTTCGCGCCGTCCGGCGATACGGTCGCCCTCGACGCCGCCGACTCGCCCCTGCTGTGGCCGCTCCTGCGCAGCGGCGAGGTGCTCGGCATCCGGATCGTGCCGATGCATGCGCAGCAGAGCGTCCGCCTCGCGCGCACCGCCACCGCGCGCGTGGCGCTCGACGCGGTGGGCGGGGGAGCGCTGCGCGTCTCGGCCGACCTCGAGATCGACGAGCGGCGCGTCGACGCCGCCCACGCGCGCGCCCTCGGCGCCGCGGGGCTGTTCGCCTACGAACTCGACCGCGACCCGGTGCCGATCGTGCTCGCCGCCGTCGAGCTGCCGGCGCCCCTGCCGGCCCTTCTCAGCGGCGGGGTCGTCGAGGTCTCGTCGGCCGATGCGGCGGAGTTCCTGGCCGAGATGTACCCCCGCCTCGCCCGGCGCGCTCCGCTGTCGGTGGGGGCGGGGGTTCCGGCCCCACCGCCGCCGCGGCCGACCCTCGAAGTCGCCGTGACGTACGCCGACGACGACGTGGCCTTCGTCCTCACCTGGGCGTACCCCGGCACGCACCGCGTCGCCTACGACGCCACGGCCGACGACCCCGAGCGCGACCCCCGCGCCGAAGCGCAGATCGGCGAACGATTCGAGACGGCGTGGCTGGCGGCATCCGACCTGCCGGTGACGGCGCGCGCCACGCTGCGCGACGCCGACGCGGCGGTGTTCGTCTCGCGCGTGCTCCCCGCCGTCGACCTGCTCGACGAGGTGCGGGTGCGCGCGACCGGCACGGCACCGTCGTTCCGCGAGCTCCGGGGCGACCCCTCGCTGCGCATCACGGCGGTGGAGTCCGTCGACCGCGACTGGTTCGACCTGGGGATCGTGGTGACGATCGAGGGTCGGACGATCCCGTTCGCCACCCTGTTCTCGGCTCTCTCCCGCGGGCGCACGCGCATCAAGCTCTCCGACGGCGCGTGGTTCTCGCTCGCGCACCCCGCTCTGCAGCGGCTCCGCGATCTGCTCGACGAGGCGGCGGCCCTCGACGAGTGGGAGGCCGGGCCGCGCCTGCCGCGCACCCATCTGTCGCTGTGGGCGGAGTTCGAAGACGTCGCCGACCAGTCCGAGGCGGCGGTCGAGTGGCGCCGGCTCGCCCGCGCCCTGCGCGACGTCGCCGACGTGCCGCGAGTGCCGACGCCCCCCGGATTCCGCGCCGAGCTGCGCCCGTACCAGCGCGAGGGCCTGTCGTGGCTGGCCCTGCTGCACCGGCATCGACTGGGGGGAATCCTGGCCGACGACATGGGGCTCGGCAAGACCCTGCAGCTGCTCGCCCTCATCGCCCACGCGAGAAACCTCGGCGACGAGCGGCCGTGGCTGGTGGTCGCCCCGACCTCGGTGCTGCCGACGTGGCGCGACGAGGCCGCGCGGTTCGCTCCCGGCCTGCGGGTCGCCGTCGTCGAAGCCACCGCCGTCCGTCGCGACCGCACCATCGCCGAGGTCGCCGCCGACGTCGACATCGTGGTCGCCCCGTACGGGGTCGTGCGCGCCGATGCCGACGAGTTCGCCGGCCCGCACTGGGCGGGGGTCGTGCTCGACGAGGCGCAGTTCGTGAAGAACCCGGCGACCCGCATCCATCGCGCGATCGCGGCGCTGCGCACCGACGCGGTGTTCGCGGCGACCGGCACCCCCATCGAGAACGGCCTCGACGATCTGTGGGCCCTGCTCGCGCTGACCGCGCCCGGACTGTTCCCGTCGATCCGGCAGTTCCGCGAGGACTACACGCGCGCGATCGAGCAACTTCCCGCCGACGCGCCCACCGCGCTGTCGGCCGCCGCGGCCGGCGCGCACCGCGAGAAGACGCTGGACCGTCTCCGCCGCCGCGTGCGGCCCTTCCTCCTGCGCCGCACGAAAGACGTCGTGGCCTCCGATCTCCCGCCCAAGCAGGAGCAGGAGATCGCGGTCGCCCTGGGGCCCGCGCACCAGGAGCTCTACGACCGGGTGCTGCAGCGTGAGCGGCAGAAGGTGCTCGGGCTGCTCGACGACCTCGACCGGCAGCGCTTCATCGTCTTCCGCTCGCTGACGCTGCTGCGCATGCTGGCGCTGGCCCCGGGCCTCGTCGACGAGCACGACGCGCACCTGGGCTCGGCCAAGCTCGACGTGCTGCTGGAGCGTCTCGTCGAGGTCGCCGCCGAGGGGCATCGCGCGCTGGTCTTCAGCCAGTTCACCTCGTTCCTCGACCTGGCCGCCGCGCGATTGGATGCCGCGGGCCTGGCCTACGCCCATCTCGACGGCAGCACGGCTCGCCGCGGCGAGGTGATCGAGGGCTTCCGCGGGGGAGACGCCCCGGTGTTCCTCATCAGCCTCAAGGCCGGGGGTTTCGGGCTGACCCTCACCGAGGCCGAGTACGTGTTCGTTCTCGACCCCTGGTGGAACCCCGCCGCGGAGTCGCAGGCCATCGACCGCGCCCACCGCATCGGCCAGACCCGGAGCGTGTTCGTCTACCGGCTCATCGCCGCGGGCACGGTCGAAGAGAAGGTGCGGGCATTGCAGCACCGCAAGGCGGCGCTGTTCGACGCCGTGATCGACGACGACGACGCCTTCGCGGCCTCGCTCGACGCCGACGACATCCGGGGGCTGCTGGGGCCCTGA